A genomic region of Miscanthus floridulus cultivar M001 chromosome 3, ASM1932011v1, whole genome shotgun sequence contains the following coding sequences:
- the LOC136543949 gene encoding uncharacterized protein → MVQEVSGTSWLMLTRTNYDEWAVTMKVKLRARQLWNASDKGADNEEDDMSALEAILAAVPTEYRELLGVNNSAKEVWEAIAAMRIGFDRTKKTTAQLLEQEYINLKFKDDESMEGFSLRMLSAGGGRAHGVGHSNNGQRQAAADKGGVGFLDEEIREASSSHGGDGKRRDKASSEKKKKKKVDPNACWCCGKTSHWAKECPNHKQENKAEAHLAWADKDDEATLLMAMFCALHDVEAKEKREVMAVEGHCKALKAINFDEPRAQVHLGRVGG, encoded by the exons atGGTGCAGGaagtcagcggcaccagttggctgatgctgactcgcaccaactatgacgagtgggcggtgaccatgaaggtcaagctcagagcccgacagcTCTGGAATGCTAGTGACAAGGGcgccgacaacgaagaagacgacatgtcagcgttggaggctatcctcgctgctgtgccaaCAGAGTACAGGGAGCTATTGGGGGTGAATAACTCTGCTAAGGAGgtgtgggaggccattgcagcgatgcgcatCGGCTTCGACCGCACAAAGAAGACGACGGCCCAGCTACTAGAGCAGGAGTACAttaacctcaagttcaaggatgatgAGTCTATGGAGGGCTTCTCCCTCCGCAT gctgtctgcgggcggtggacgagcgcatggagtaGGCCATAGCAACAATGGAcaacggcaagctgctgctgataaAGGAGGAGTGGGCTTCCTGGATGAAGAAATccgggaagcctcctccagccatggtggcgatggcaagcgtcgtgacaaggcttcttcggagaagaagaagaagaagaaggtcgaccccaatgcctgTTGGTGCTGTGGGAAGACgagccattgggcaaaggagtgcccaaatcataaGCAGGAGAATAAGGCCGAGGCTCATTTAGCGTGGGCTGAtaaggatgatgaggccactctcctgatggcaatgttctgtgcactgcacgacgttgaggccaaaGAAAAgagagaggtgatggcggtggaagggcacTGCAAGGCTCTGAAGGCTATCAACTTCGACGAACCgcgtgcccaagtccaccttggacgTGTGGGCGGCTAG